A window of Variovorax sp. HW608 genomic DNA:
CCGACGCTGATCGGGGCGGGCGTCTACAGCCTCTACAAGGAGCGGGCCATGCTGTCGGTGGCCGACATTCCACTGTTCCTGGTCGGCCTCTTGTTCTCGTTCGTGAGCGCCTGGCTTTGCGTGCGCTGGCTGCTGCGGTACATCAGCTCGCACGACTTCATCCCGTTCGCTTGGTATCGCATCGCCTTCGGCATCCTGGTGTTCGCGACCGCGTGGAGCGGACTCGTGGTCTGGGCGGAATAGGCTCGCCCCGGCACAAGCGTCAGGGAAGCATGTTCCGCAGTGAGGCCTCGACGGCCGCCGCGGTGGCGATCGGTTTCTCCATCGGGAAGAGGTGCGTGCCGTCGAGCATCGTGATGCGCCCCTTGGTGACCTGCTGGGTCATCGCCATGCCCACGCGGCGCATCTCGACCGACTGGCGGCCGCCGATGAAGGCGGCGGGGCATTTGAGCGGGTGCGCGCGCAGCAGGGCGCCGAGGTTGTGCGGGAGGGTGTCGTAGATCGCGGTCTCGACATCGCGGTCGAAGCAGAGCGCGCGTGCGTCCTCGGCGTCGAAGGTGCCGTGCTCGATGTAGTCGCGCAGCACGCGCTCGTCCCATTTCGCGAAGGCCTTCTTGCTGCGGAAGTACTCGAACACGGCTTCGCGGTGTTCCCAGGTGTTCTTGCGCTTGCGGCTGATCACGCCGGGCGAGACGCTCTTCATGAGCGGCGTGCGCTTCATCAGGTTGATGGTGCCGGCACGCCAGCCGCCGATGATCGGCGAGTCGATCAGCACCACGCCGCGCGCGAGCTCGGGATGCCGCGCCGCGCACATCAGGCTCAGGAAGCCCCCGAGCGAATGCCCGATGAGGAAGACCGGGCCACCCAGCTTCCTGGTCCGCTCGCGCGTGAAGTCGGCCAGCTGCTGCACGAGATGCGGCCAGTTGTCGGTGACCGGGTATTTCGGGTCATGGCCGAATTTCTCGATCGCGTCGATGTCGAAGCCGCGGTTGCGCAGGCTGTCGAGCATCACCCGGTAGGTGCTCGCAGGGAAGCTGTTGCCGTGGGAGAAGATGACGGGAGGAAGCATGGGAATGCGCGGGATTGGAAGCAAGCCGGCCAGCGACGCGATGCCCATTCGCGAAACCCCGCGGAACCGGCTCCGCCGGGCCGCTGGGGTTGCCCCCGGAAGGGGGTGTCCGAGCCACACGCAGTGGGCGAGGCTGGGGGCGAGCTCAATCCTTCAGATCAGCTTTTCGTCGGGCGTGGAGATCTTGCGCAGCGGACTGTGCCGCGTGGCGGGCATCTTGAGCGGGTGTTCGGTGAAGGCATCGTCCCAGACCGGGTCCTCGATGCTGTCGAACACCTCGCGCAGCTTCTGGCCCCAGCTGTTGTGCATCATGCGGTAGTAGGGGTTGTCGGCATCGATGCAGATGACCTTGTCGGTGTGCAGCTGATTGGCCTCGTACACCACGAGGTCCAGCGGCAGGCCGACGGAGAGGTTCGACTTCATCGTCGAATCCATCGACACCAGCGCGCACTTGGCCGCCTCGTCCAGCGGGGTTTCGGGCGTCAGCACGCGGTCGAGCACCGGCTTGCCGTACTTGGATTCGCCGACCTGGAAGTAGGGCGTCTCGGTGGTGGCCTCGATGAAGTTGCCGGCCGAGTAGACGAGGAAGAGGCGCATGCCTTCGCCCTTGACCTGGCCGCCGAAGATGAACGAGACGTTGAAGTCCAGCCCCGCATGCTTGAGCGCCTCGGCGTCGCGGTCGTACACGTGGCGCACCGCCGAGCCGAGCACGCGGGCCGCGTCGAACATGCTCTTGGCGTTCCAGATGGTGATCGGCGGGCCTTCCTCGCCGTCGTCGCGCACTTCGCGCAGCTCTTCGATCTGCAGGATCTCGCGCACCGACTGCGAGATGCTCAGGTTGCCGGCGGACAGCAGCACCATGAAGCGGTCGCCCGGCTTCTCGTAGACGATCATCTTGCGGAAGGTGCTGATGTGATCCACCCCCGCATTGGTGCGCGAGTCGGAGAGGAACACCAGTCCGGCGTTGAGTTTGATGCCTACACAGTACGTCATGAGGTCTTGTTGCACGAATCGGACCATCAGCCCTGTTCGCGCGTCTGGAGTTTTTTCAAGGTGTAGAGCGCTTCGAGCGCCTCCCGCGGACTCATCGCGTCGGGGTCGAACGCAGTCAGCGCGGATTCTACGGCGCTGATCACCGGAACCTCGGCCGCGGGCGGTGGCGCGAAGAGGTCCACCTGGGCGCGCGTCTGGGTCTGCTGCGCTTCGAGCGCCTCCAGCGCCTGGCGCGCGTGGTTGACCACCGCGGCCGGCATGCCGGCGAGCCGCGCGACCTGGATGCCGTAGCTCTTGCTCGCGGGGCCTGGCTGCATCTCGTGCAGGAACACGATGTCGCGGCCGGCCTCGGTCGCGCTCACGTGCATGTTGACCGCGCCATGGTGCGTGGCCGGGAACTCCGTCAGCTCGAAATAGTGCGTCGCGAAAAGCGTGAAGGCGCGGGTGCGGTCGTGCAGTTGCGCCGCGATGCCCGCTGCCAGCGCGAGCCCGTCGAAGGTGCTGGTGCCGCGGCCGATCTCGTCCATCAGCACCAGAGAGTGCGCGCTGGCGCTGTGCAGGATCTGCGCGGCCTCGGTCATCTCCAGCATGAAGGTCGACTGTGCGTTGGCCAGGTCGTCCGCCGCGCCGATGCGCGTGTGGATCGCATCGATCGGCCCGAGCCGGCAGGCGTCGGCCGGCACGTGCGAGCCGATCGAGGCCAGCAGCACGATGATCGCCACCTGCCGCATGTAGGTGGACTTGCCGCCCATGTTCGGTCCGGTGATGATCTGCATGCGCTGCTGCGGGCCCATGCGCGTGTCGTTCGCAATGAACGCACCCGATGATTTCTCGGCCAGCCGCGCCTCGACCACCGGATGGCGGCCCTTGTCGATCTCGATGCACGGGTGGGCGACGAAGCCGGGTGCGCGCCAGTGCAGCGTGTGCGAGCGCTCGGCCAGCGCGCCGAGCGCGTCGAGCGTGGCGAGTGCGCCGGCGAGACGGTTCAGCTCGGCGACGAATGGCTGCAGCTTGTCGAGCAGTTGCTCGTAGAGCCACTTCTCGCGCGCCAGGGCGCGATCCTGCGCCGAAAGCGCCTTGTCCTCGAAGGCCTTGAGCTCGGGAGTGATGAAGCGCTCGGCGTTCTTCAGCGTCTGGCGGCGGCGGTAGTTGTCGGGCACCTTGTCGAGCGCGCTCTGCGTGATCTCGATGTAGAAGCCGTGCACGCGATTGAACTGCACGCGCAGGTTGCCGATGCCGGTGCGCTCGCGCTCGCTGGTCTCGAGCTGCAAAAGGAAGTCGTCGCAGTTCTCGCTGATGGCGCGCAGCTCGTCGAGCTCGGCGTCGTGGCCCGAGGCGATCACGCCGCCGTCGCGCACCAGCGCGGCCGGCTCCGGGCTGATCGCGGCGACCAGCATTTCGACGCAGCCGGCCGGTGGCGCGAGCCGCGACGCGATGGACGCAAGCAGCGGCGCCGAGGCCGGAAGCGCCGGCGCCAGCTGCTCCGCCTTGGCCAGCGCCATGCGCAGCGCGACCAGTTCGCGCGGGCGCACCTGCCGCAATGCGATGCGGGCGGCGATGCGTTCCACGTCGCTCGTGTTCTTGAGCTGCTCGCGGAGCAGCCGCCACGGCGCGGAGGTGCCGCCGGTCGGCGTGGCCTGCAGTGCGTCGATGGCACCGAGCCTTGCCTGCGCATCGGTCCTGTCGCGGCGCGGCGCGAGCAGCCAGCGCTTGAGCAGGCGGCTGCCCATGCCGGTCATGCAGGTGTCGATGAGCGAGAACAAGGTCGGCGAATCCTCGCCGCGCAGCGTCTGCACCAGTTCCAGGTTGCGCCGCGTGGCGGGCGGCAATTCGATCAGGTCGCCGTCGCGCTCCACCGACAGGCGCTGCACGTGCGACAGCGCGCGCCCCTGCGTGTGCTCGGCATAGCCCAGCAGCGCGGCCGCGGCGGCGTGCGCGTTGGCGAGCGAATCGGCGTTCCAGGCCGCGAGGCTGTTGCTGCCCATCTGCTCGCACAGCTTGCGCTCGCCGAGGCCGCCGTCGAACTGCCACGCGGGCCGCACCGACAGCGTGAACGACGACGCGCCGTTGCGCATCGCCTTCAGGCGCTGCTCGAAGGCCGGCGTGACTTCGGCGCTGTAGAGCAACTCGCTCGGGCCGATGCGTGCGATCCATGCCTCGAGCGCATCGGCCGGACACTCGGCCAGCCGCAGCTCGTCACCCGTCACGCTGAGCCAGGCGAGCCCGCAGAAGTTGCGTGTGCCCGCATGCACCGTGAGCAGCAGGGAGTCGCTCTTGTCGTTGAGCAGTTCGGCATCCGTCAGCGTGCCGGGCGTGACCACGCGCACGACCTTGCGTTCCACCGGCCCCTTGGCCGCGCCGACTTCGCCGACCTGCTCGCAGATCGCCACCGATTCGCCGAGCTTGATGAGCCGCGCGAGATAGGTGTCGACCGAATGGAACGGCACGCCGCACATGGTCACCGGCAGCCCCGCCGACTGGCCGCGCTGCGTCAGCGTGATGTCGAGCAGCCGCGCTGCCTTTTCGGCGTCGGCGTAGAAAAGCTCGTAGAAATCGCCCATCCGGTAGAAGAGCAGGGTGTCCGGATGGTTGGCCTTCAGGCCCAGATACTGGGCCATCATGGGGGTGTGAGGTGCCGTCGCAGGGAGAGTCATCGAAGAGAACGCCGCGCCGACCGATGGGCCGGCAGGCACGCATCATAAGGAACCGCGCGCCGACGGCGCCCGAACCTGCTCAGGTCTGCCCGCGGCGCCTGCGCGCCACGCGCACCGCCTCGACCCAGGTATCGACATTGAACCGTTGCCCCGTCTCCGCGATGCGCGCGGAGTGAATGCGGTGCAGCGGCACGCGGCGGACTTCGCCGGGCATTTCGCCGTGGCCGGTGATGATCTTCTTCTGCAGGTCCAGGTGGTCGACCTGCATCACGCATTCGATCTTCTTGTCGTGCGCATCGACGTAGCGCACGCGGATGCGCGGGTGCTCGTCGACGATCGCATGCTCGCCCTTGCCCTGGATGAACCACTCGGGCAGCGTATCGGGCACGGAATCGCCCGAGGGGTTGAGGTTGCCGCGCACGGTCGGGATTTCGAGCGGCACATGGCCCGAGCGGATGCGCGCAGCTTCGATTCGGCGCTGCGTCTCACGCCGCCCGGCCGCTCGCCGCCATGCCCACATCAATGCGAGCAGGAGCAGCACGCCGGTCAACAAGGCTGCGAAGAACTGCCACTGCGCCATGCTGATGCCCATTCGTGCACCCCGGTGAAATACTTCCAAAGTACTCAAGGCGCCGAATTTTCAAACTCACGCCGAAAGTCGTAAACCGGACACGTGGCATAGCGCTTTTGGTGGGTCGGGTGCTTCAGCCGTCGTGGGTATCGTGGGTGGCGGCGGCGCCCCGGCGCCAGTAGCCCGAAGCCCGGGTCCACTTGGGGTGCGCGCCGCGCTCGTCGACGAGGTGCGCGCGCATGGCCTTGGCGGCGCCCGACTCGCAGGCGACCCAGGCATGGAAGTCGCCCTGCGGCAGCTTCAGTCCCCGCAATGCATCGAGCAGCGGCGCGCCGGCGCCGGGCTCGGCGCCGCGCCGGCGCACCCAGTGCAGTTCCACGTTCGCGGCCGATGCGAGCGGGATCTGGTCGGCCTCGCCGTCCACCTCGACCAGCACGACCACGCGGGCGCCGGCCGGCAGCTCGGCCAGGCGGCGCGAAATCGCGGGGAGGGCGGTGTCGTCGCCGACGAGCAGGTGCCAGTCGAAGGCGGTGGGCACGATGAACGAGCCGCGCGGGCCGCCGACGCCGATGACGTCCCCGGGCTTGGCGGATTCCGCCCATCGCGTGGCGGGGCCGGCGTCGTGCAGCGCGAAGTCGAATTCGAGCGTGCCCGCCGCCGGGTCGTGCCGCAGCGGCGTGTAGTCGCGCATCGTGGGCTTGGTACCGCCCGGCCATACCGGTCCGTCGGGGCCGGCAGTCGGCAGTTGCAGGACGCCGGTTTCCGCATCGGGGAAGAAGAGCTTGGCATGGTCGTCGAAGCCGGGGCTGGTGAAGCCCGCGAGTTCGTCGCCTTCGAGCGTGATGCGGATCAGGTGCGGCGTGACGCGCCGCACCGCGCGCACTTGCAGCTTGCGGAAGCGCAGTTCGTGCCGTATGCGGCGCGGCAGGCGGTCGGGCAGAGAGGCGTCGTGTTGGGAAGATGTCATGAGTGTCAGATGCGTTCCAGTTGCTGGGCGGCGCTGTCGAGCACCGCGGCGAATTCGTGGGCTTGTTGTTCGGTAAGGGGGGCCGAGAGGCGCATGCGCATCGCGAGCTTGAGGTTCTCGAGCGCGCGGACGACTTGGGGCGGACGGCCGGCGCGCAGGCCGGCGCCGTCCACGCCGCCTTGCATGCGGGCCATCAGCTCGTCGGTCGTCGCGCGGTTGGCGGCGAGGAATTCGCGGCCCGCCTCCGTGGCGGTGTAGCGCTTGCGGTTGCCGCCTTCCGGGCTGTCGACGCTGACGCAGCCCAGTTCCTCGAGCAGCGTCAGCGTCGGGTAGACGATGCCGGGGCTCGGCGCATAGCGGCCGCCAAGGCGTTCCTCGATGGCCTTGATGAGCTCGTAGCCGTGACTGGGCTTGTCGGCGATCAACTGCAGCAGCACGAAGCGCAGGCCGCCGTGGCCGAAGATCCGGCCGCCGCCGCGACCGGCGCGCAGGCCATGGTGCAGGCCCCCGTCGTGCCGGCCGCCGCCGAGGCCGTCGTCGTGTTCATCGCGGCGGGTGCCGTGTACAAAGTGTGTGAAATGGCGCATGGATGGTGAGCTCGACTGTTATCTGATTGAGAAACGATATATCTGAATAATGTCGAAGTCAAGTCTGATCTCGCGTCACACCTATGTCGCGCGCATCAATCGCGTGATCGAGCGGCAAGGATTTCGCGATGGACGAGAAGACCGGCGCCTTCAACTGCGAGCTCTGCATGCCCATCCGGGCGCTCTAGACGCTTTTGGGTGACGCAACGCCGGGTTGCCGGGGGAATTCCGGGGCGCCGTGCAGGGATTAGGGTAAACCCTTAAGATCGCAGCATGACTGCTTCGACCTCGTACTTCCCCCGTAATCCCAAGTTCACGGACTCGTTCGAGCGCGATCTGGCGAACGACGATGTCCGTCATATCGGCCGCGATGAGCCGTCCCTCCTGGCTGCGGCGTTCAAACGCGTCCTCAAGGCCTTCGCCGACCTGATGCGCGGCACGCAAGCCCACTGAAGCCCACGCCGTTGCATGAAAAGAAGCCCCTCGACGAGGGGCTTCTTGTTGTTGGCCGCGCTCAACGCTGCGGCATGTCCTTGACCGAGTAGCCGAGGCTCACGGTCGCGTCTTCCGGGATCGGCGGCATGGTCGCGTTCCACGTCAGCCACGCTTCGCGCATGCGCGCGAGGCGTTCCGGCTCCTTCTTCGCCTGGTTGGCCCGTTCGCGCTCGTCGGCCGGGATGTTGAAGAGGTATTCGTTGCCGTCGACCTGCAGGTACTTCCAGTCGCCTTCGCGCAGGGCGCGCTGGTCGCGATGGTTCATGCGCCAGTGCAGCGGGCGCGCGAAGCTGTGCTTCGCATCGCGCAGAACCGGCATCAGCGAGACGCCGTCGAGCGGATACGCCGGGTCGGCATTCACGCCAGCGGCATCGAGCATCGTCGCCGACCAGTCCATCGTCATGCAGTGCTGCGCGCTGTCGCCGCCGGCGGCGATCACCTTCGGCCAGTGCGCGATCCATGGCACGCGGATGCCGCCTTCGGTCAGGTCCATCTTGCCGCCGACCAGCGGCCAGTTGTCCGAGAAGCGCTCGCCGCCGTTGTCGCTCGTGAAGACCACCAGCGTGTCGTCGGCCATGCCATGCTTTTCGAGCGCGTCCATGATCCAGCCGATGCCTTCGTCCATGTGATGGATCATGCGGCGGTAGGTGTGGATATTGCCGCCCGACAGGTCGAACAGGTTGTCCTTCACTGCGGGCGCCTTGGCCGCGTCGTCGCGCGTCTCCCACGGCCAGTGCGGCGCGGTGTAGTGCAGGCTCAGGAAGAAGGGGGCCTCCTGCTTCGCCATGCGCTCCACGTAGTCGACCGCGTGGCGCGAGAGCACGTCGGTGAGGTAGCCCTCTTCCTGGTGGTCCTCCTCGCCGGACCACAGGTCATGGCGGCCGGTCGAATCGCAGTGGGTGAAGTAGTCCACGCCGCCCGACATCGGCCCGAAGAACGCCTCGTAGCCCGAGCGCAGCGGCCCGAAGTTCGGCGGAAATCCCAGGTGCCACTTGCCGATGAGCGCGGTGCGATAGCCCGCAGCGCGAAGCAGCGAGGGCAGCGTCGGATGCTCCGGCGGCAGGCCGAGCGTGGTGCTGCCACGGCTGTCGCTCCGGATCGGCTCCTCGGCCGCGCCGCGCAGGCGGTACTGGTAGCGCGCCGTGATCATCGCGAAGCGCGTGGGCGAGCACACCGGCGAGTTCGAATAGCCCTGCGTGAACTTGATGCCGCGCGCGGCGAGCCGGTCGAGCACCGGCGACACCGGCCCGAAGTGGGCGTCGCGGCCGCCGTAGCAGCCGAGGTCCGCATAGCCGAGATCGTCGGCGACGATGAAGATGATGTTGGGTCGTTGCATGGTTTCAGGGTTGGTAGCCGGATTTCTGGACCACGGGCGCCCACTGCGCACGGTAGGCCTTGAGCATCGCTGCCGTCTGCTCCTGCGTGCTGACGACCGGCGTCATCAGGGCGTCCTTGAAGCGGCGCTGGGTGTCGGGGTCCTGCATCACCGCGTGGATGTCCTTGGCGAGCCGCGCGACCTTCTCGCGCGGCATGCTGGCCGGCGCGAAGAACGCGTTGAAGCCGGTCGCGACGAGGTCGAGGCCGGCTTCCCTGAAGGTCGGGATATCCGGCGCGAAGGGCGAGCGCTTGGCGCCCGAGACCGCCAGGATGCGGATCTTGCCGGCCTGGTGCTGCGGGAGATCGACGTCGAAGGTGTCGAAGGCGATCGGCACCTGGCCGCCCACCAGGTCGGTCAGCAGCGGGCCGGAGCCGCGGTAGCCGACCACTTGCGCCTGCACGTGCGCCTTCTCGCCCATCATCAGGCCGAAGAAGTGCGGCAGGCTGCCGGTCGCGGGCACGCCGAAGTTCGACTTCTCGGGGTTCGCGCGCATCCACGCGATCAGGTGCGACAGCTCGCGCACCGGCACCGCGGTGGAGACGGCGAGCGCGAACTCGTAGTCATTGACATGCGAGACCGGCACGAAATCGCGCTCCGCGTCGTAGCCGTTGTCCTTGAACACCAGCGGCGCGACCACCATCACGGCCGGGTTGGCGACCATCAGCACGTTCTGCCCGGCCGGCGTGGCCTTGACCTGCTGGGCCGCCAGTCGCCCGCCGGCGCCGGCCTTGTTGTCCACGATCACCGGCACGCCGACCTTGGCCTGCAGCTTGTCGGCCACGATGCGCGCCACGCGGTCGGTCGCGCCGCCGGCCGCATAGCCGACCACGATGTGCAGCGGCCCACCTTCGAGTGTTTGCGCCTGCGCGGCGAGGGAAGCGGCTGCCAGCGTCAGGGTTGCGGCGATGTGCGGGATGAATTTGCGAAACATGGGTCCTCCGAAGAATTCGCGTTGTGTCAGTCGTTGGCCTGGAAGTTCACGGCCTTCATGATCACGGCCCAGCGGGCGGTGTCTTCGCGCATTGTCTTCAGAAGCGTGGCCGCGTCGTCGTTGACCGCATACATGCCGTTCTGCCGCAACTGCTGCTTGACTTCGGGCGAGTCGACCGCGCGGCTGAACTCCGCGCGCAGCTTGTCGACGATCAGCCGCGGCGTCTTCGCGGGCGCGTAGTAGGCAAACCATGCGGTCGCGACCACGTCCTTGAGCCCGGCCTCGACGAAGCTCGGCAGATCAGGCATCAGCGGCGAGCGCTTCTCGCCGCTGGTCGCGAGCACCTTCACCCGGCCGCCGGACTGCATCTGCAGTGCGCCGCCGACGGTGTCGAAATACACCGGGATCTGCCCGCCCATCACGTCCTGCCGCGCGGGCGTGGAGCCACGGTACGGCACGTGGACCATCCTGAGCCCCGCCGAGCGGTTCAGCATCTCGCCGAGAAAGTGCGACGGCGTGCCCGCGCCGTATGAGCCGAAGCTGACCTTGTCGCCCTGCGCCTTGGCCCAAGCGATGAACTCGGCCAGCGTGTTGGCCGGCACGTCCTTGCTCACCACCAGCGCGAGCTCGAAGCGCGCCGCGTTGACGATCGGCACGAAGTCCTTGATCGGGTCGTACGAGAGCTTGGCGTAGGCGCTCGGGTACATCGTCATCATGCTGGCGGTTCCGAGCAGCAGGGTGCGCCCGTCGGGCGGCGCATGCTTGACCGCCTCGACCGCGATGCGGCCCGATGCGCCCGAGCGGTTGTCGACGATCAGCGGGCCGAGCGAGTCGCGCACCTCCTGCGCGATGGCGCGCGTCAGCACGTCCTGCGTGCCGCCGGCCGGAACGCCGATCAGCACCTTGATCGGCTGGCCGGGCGTGAAGGCCGCTTCCGCGCTTGCCAGCGGCGAGAGCGCGAGGGCGCCGAGGCCGGCGATCAGGCTGCGGCGGTCGAGGTCGGTGCGGGGCATGAAAGTCTCCTGGATTGGGTCGTGCGGCGGGCCTTCGGAAGGGCCGGGTCTCGGAGGACTTTAGAGTTGCGACATTCGATTGATCTAATCAACCATCCTCCGGACTAACCCCAGATGACCCCGACGCCAGAGTCGCGCCGACCGCTCGACGACCTTCTGCTGTACCGGCTGTCGCGGCTGCTCTCGGTCGCGGGCAGCATGGTGATCAGGCTCTGCGAGGGGCGCTTCGGCATCACGCGGCGCGAATGGCGGCTGATCGCCACGCTGGCGAGCCGTGGCGAGCTCAGCTCGTCAGGCCTCGCCGAGCATGCGCAGCTCGATCGCGCGCGCACCTCGAAGGCCGTCGGCTCGCTGGTGACCAAGGGCCTGATCGCGCGCTCGCATCCGGTGGGCGACCGGCGCCAGGTGCTGCTGTGCCTCACCGGGCGCGGCCGCGACCTGTACGACGAGCTGTTCCCGCTCGTGACACGCATCAACACCGACCTGCTCGGCGCGCTCGATGCCGATGCCGCCCGGCAACTGGATGAATCGCTCGCGCGCCTGCAACTGCATGCCGAGCAGCTGGTGGCAGAGGCCGTGCTGCCCAAGGCGGACCGCCGGCGGCGCGGCGATCCGCATCGATGAGCTCAGGCGGTCCCGGCCTGCGCTCCGGCTTCGGACTCGGTTTCGGCCAGCGATTGCAGGATGCGCGCGGCGTCATCGCGCAGCTGCACCGCGATGCCGTTCGCCATGTCGAGGCGGCGCAGCAGCCACGGCGTGATGTCGTTGTCGAAAGGATCGAGCAGCGGAACCGTTCCGGCGATGGT
This region includes:
- a CDS encoding sulfatase family protein is translated as MQRPNIIFIVADDLGYADLGCYGGRDAHFGPVSPVLDRLAARGIKFTQGYSNSPVCSPTRFAMITARYQYRLRGAAEEPIRSDSRGSTTLGLPPEHPTLPSLLRAAGYRTALIGKWHLGFPPNFGPLRSGYEAFFGPMSGGVDYFTHCDSTGRHDLWSGEEDHQEEGYLTDVLSRHAVDYVERMAKQEAPFFLSLHYTAPHWPWETRDDAAKAPAVKDNLFDLSGGNIHTYRRMIHHMDEGIGWIMDALEKHGMADDTLVVFTSDNGGERFSDNWPLVGGKMDLTEGGIRVPWIAHWPKVIAAGGDSAQHCMTMDWSATMLDAAGVNADPAYPLDGVSLMPVLRDAKHSFARPLHWRMNHRDQRALREGDWKYLQVDGNEYLFNIPADERERANQAKKEPERLARMREAWLTWNATMPPIPEDATVSLGYSVKDMPQR
- a CDS encoding Bug family tripartite tricarboxylate transporter substrate binding protein; protein product: MPRTDLDRRSLIAGLGALALSPLASAEAAFTPGQPIKVLIGVPAGGTQDVLTRAIAQEVRDSLGPLIVDNRSGASGRIAVEAVKHAPPDGRTLLLGTASMMTMYPSAYAKLSYDPIKDFVPIVNAARFELALVVSKDVPANTLAEFIAWAKAQGDKVSFGSYGAGTPSHFLGEMLNRSAGLRMVHVPYRGSTPARQDVMGGQIPVYFDTVGGALQMQSGGRVKVLATSGEKRSPLMPDLPSFVEAGLKDVVATAWFAYYAPAKTPRLIVDKLRAEFSRAVDSPEVKQQLRQNGMYAVNDDAATLLKTMREDTARWAVIMKAVNFQAND
- a CDS encoding PadR family transcriptional regulator gives rise to the protein MRHFTHFVHGTRRDEHDDGLGGGRHDGGLHHGLRAGRGGGRIFGHGGLRFVLLQLIADKPSHGYELIKAIEERLGGRYAPSPGIVYPTLTLLEELGCVSVDSPEGGNRKRYTATEAGREFLAANRATTDELMARMQGGVDGAGLRAGRPPQVVRALENLKLAMRMRLSAPLTEQQAHEFAAVLDSAAQQLERI
- a CDS encoding siderophore-interacting protein; translation: MTSSQHDASLPDRLPRRIRHELRFRKLQVRAVRRVTPHLIRITLEGDELAGFTSPGFDDHAKLFFPDAETGVLQLPTAGPDGPVWPGGTKPTMRDYTPLRHDPAAGTLEFDFALHDAGPATRWAESAKPGDVIGVGGPRGSFIVPTAFDWHLLVGDDTALPAISRRLAELPAGARVVVLVEVDGEADQIPLASAANVELHWVRRRGAEPGAGAPLLDALRGLKLPQGDFHAWVACESGAAKAMRAHLVDERGAHPKWTRASGYWRRGAAATHDTHDG
- a CDS encoding alpha/beta fold hydrolase; amino-acid sequence: MLPPVIFSHGNSFPASTYRVMLDSLRNRGFDIDAIEKFGHDPKYPVTDNWPHLVQQLADFTRERTRKLGGPVFLIGHSLGGFLSLMCAARHPELARGVVLIDSPIIGGWRAGTINLMKRTPLMKSVSPGVISRKRKNTWEHREAVFEYFRSKKAFAKWDERVLRDYIEHGTFDAEDARALCFDRDVETAIYDTLPHNLGALLRAHPLKCPAAFIGGRQSVEMRRVGMAMTQQVTKGRITMLDGTHLFPMEKPIATAAAVEASLRNMLP
- a CDS encoding Bug family tripartite tricarboxylate transporter substrate binding protein, whose translation is MFRKFIPHIAATLTLAAASLAAQAQTLEGGPLHIVVGYAAGGATDRVARIVADKLQAKVGVPVIVDNKAGAGGRLAAQQVKATPAGQNVLMVANPAVMVVAPLVFKDNGYDAERDFVPVSHVNDYEFALAVSTAVPVRELSHLIAWMRANPEKSNFGVPATGSLPHFFGLMMGEKAHVQAQVVGYRGSGPLLTDLVGGQVPIAFDTFDVDLPQHQAGKIRILAVSGAKRSPFAPDIPTFREAGLDLVATGFNAFFAPASMPREKVARLAKDIHAVMQDPDTQRRFKDALMTPVVSTQEQTAAMLKAYRAQWAPVVQKSGYQP
- a CDS encoding MarR family winged helix-turn-helix transcriptional regulator; the encoded protein is MTPTPESRRPLDDLLLYRLSRLLSVAGSMVIRLCEGRFGITRREWRLIATLASRGELSSSGLAEHAQLDRARTSKAVGSLVTKGLIARSHPVGDRRQVLLCLTGRGRDLYDELFPLVTRINTDLLGALDADAARQLDESLARLQLHAEQLVAEAVLPKADRRRRGDPHR
- a CDS encoding proteasome-type protease, encoding MTYCVGIKLNAGLVFLSDSRTNAGVDHISTFRKMIVYEKPGDRFMVLLSAGNLSISQSVREILQIEELREVRDDGEEGPPITIWNAKSMFDAARVLGSAVRHVYDRDAEALKHAGLDFNVSFIFGGQVKGEGMRLFLVYSAGNFIEATTETPYFQVGESKYGKPVLDRVLTPETPLDEAAKCALVSMDSTMKSNLSVGLPLDLVVYEANQLHTDKVICIDADNPYYRMMHNSWGQKLREVFDSIEDPVWDDAFTEHPLKMPATRHSPLRKISTPDEKLI
- the mutS gene encoding DNA mismatch repair protein MutS: MTLPATAPHTPMMAQYLGLKANHPDTLLFYRMGDFYELFYADAEKAARLLDITLTQRGQSAGLPVTMCGVPFHSVDTYLARLIKLGESVAICEQVGEVGAAKGPVERKVVRVVTPGTLTDAELLNDKSDSLLLTVHAGTRNFCGLAWLSVTGDELRLAECPADALEAWIARIGPSELLYSAEVTPAFEQRLKAMRNGASSFTLSVRPAWQFDGGLGERKLCEQMGSNSLAAWNADSLANAHAAAAALLGYAEHTQGRALSHVQRLSVERDGDLIELPPATRRNLELVQTLRGEDSPTLFSLIDTCMTGMGSRLLKRWLLAPRRDRTDAQARLGAIDALQATPTGGTSAPWRLLREQLKNTSDVERIAARIALRQVRPRELVALRMALAKAEQLAPALPASAPLLASIASRLAPPAGCVEMLVAAISPEPAALVRDGGVIASGHDAELDELRAISENCDDFLLQLETSERERTGIGNLRVQFNRVHGFYIEITQSALDKVPDNYRRRQTLKNAERFITPELKAFEDKALSAQDRALAREKWLYEQLLDKLQPFVAELNRLAGALATLDALGALAERSHTLHWRAPGFVAHPCIEIDKGRHPVVEARLAEKSSGAFIANDTRMGPQQRMQIITGPNMGGKSTYMRQVAIIVLLASIGSHVPADACRLGPIDAIHTRIGAADDLANAQSTFMLEMTEAAQILHSASAHSLVLMDEIGRGTSTFDGLALAAGIAAQLHDRTRAFTLFATHYFELTEFPATHHGAVNMHVSATEAGRDIVFLHEMQPGPASKSYGIQVARLAGMPAAVVNHARQALEALEAQQTQTRAQVDLFAPPPAAEVPVISAVESALTAFDPDAMSPREALEALYTLKKLQTREQG